The nucleotide sequence CCGGGAACGGTGCCGTCCTGAGCGCCTCGCCGGTGATGTTCGATTTCGCCAGCCCCGCCGTGCTCGGCAGCACAATGTCCATGCCACGCCTGTCGGCTGCAGCGAGCAACGCGTCGCGTTGCAAGTCGGATTGGGCTCCATCCGTTGTCACGATATAGTTCCTCGGGCCCTGCTCCATCTCGACAAAGACGGCAAGGCGCGGACGATGTGAAAGCCAGGGCTTGAGACCTAACGTCCTGAGAATGTCGTCGATCTTGCCTTCCTCGAAGGCCACGGTGAGATCGTAGGGCCGGTCGCGGGTACCCTGCTCGTCACGAATGGGTTTGCCCGAAAACTGGTCGCGATAGCTGAATGAAGTGACCAAACTTTTGGCCTTCGGCTTGTAGGCTGCCAACCGCCGGTCGCCTTGGAGTTTCTGTGCGCCGGATACCTTGATGAGGACGTCCTCCAGACAGGCGGCAAAGCCAATGATGCGGTTGGCCTCGCCCTGGCCGGTCACGGTGACCTTCGCACGATAAAGATCGGCGCCCGCGGCGGCCATGGTGCCGGCGCACCAGGCCCAGGCGGCTGCAAGGAATGTCCTGATAATCGCGCGACCCGCACCATGGCCTATCGGGTGAGAGTGGCGTCTCGTCCTGTGCAGATCGGCCATGACGATGCCTCCGCAGTTCCGCATGCTCTTCTCTTCGAACATTGGTTCGTTTTTGCGGAAAGGCAAACTTTCCCGATGCAGGGTTGCCAATTGACCACGTAGACGGAGCCCAAATCACCGCAAATCTCGTCGCGGCGCAACATGCAAAATGAGACTACCGGTCAAGTTGCGGCCGGTGAAGTTGCGCGCGAAGCCCCAGTCATCGGCTAGCTTTCGCACCGCGGTTCCAGTCGCAAATGCATTCCGGCACACGATAGGCAGCCGGCATCGACCGCATGGCGATTCCTGGAACGACCTCGATACAAGACCATCGATACGGGACTTCGCAACTCAAGACTTCACAATTCAAGGCCTGGCAATACAAAAACTGGCGATACAAGGGAGGGGTTCGATGTTTAGAAGCTGTGCGGGACTGATCGCGCTGAGCAGCCTGTTGCTTTCCGGCGCCGCCTTAGCTCAAGAGAAGATCAAGGTCGGCGTCACCGCGACGCTCGAAGGCACCTACACGGTGCTCGGCGAGGACGGCATACGCGGACACCAGACGGCGCTCAATACGCTCGGCAAGAAGGTCGGCGACAAGGAACTCGAATTCATCATCGCATCGACCGATGCCACGCCCGACTCCGCCATTCGCGCCGTGCGCAAACTGATCGAGCAGGACAAGGTCCAGATCCTGCTCTCGCCGCTGTCCGGCGACGAAGGCATCGCGGTCAAGAATTTTGCCAAGACGCGGCCCGAGTTGACCTTCGTCAACGCCGCCTCCGGCGCGCAGGAAACCACCTACGTCGACCCGGCGCCGAACTTCTTCCGCTACAACATGGACGGCGCGCAGTGGCAGGTTGGTCTCGGCAAATACGCCTATGAGACCAAGGGCTATCGGAAGATCGCAACCGTCGGCGAAGACTACTCATTCATCTATACGCAGGTGTTCGGGCTTGTGCTCGAGTTCTGCGGCGCCGGTGGGCAGGTCACGAACCGGCAATGGGTGCCGCTCGGCACCAAGGACTTTGCCTCCGTCATCGCCGCGCTGCCCGACGACGTCGATGCGATCTATCTCGGCCTTGGCGGCGCGGATGCCGTCAATTTCCTGAACCAGTATCAGCAGGCCGGCGGCAAGGCGCATCTGATGGGCGGCTCGATCATGGTCGACCAGACCATCCTCTCCGCCAAGGGTAACGCCAAGAATGCGCTGCTCGGCACCATTGCCGCCAGCGGCCAGGCCGACACCTGGGAGGATCCGGGCTGGCAGAAGTTCGTGAAAGCCTATCAGGACGCCTTCCCCCCGAACAAGCGGTTCCCGAGCCCCTCGCTGCTCGCCACCAACTACTACGGCTCGACGATGGCGCTCATCCTCGCGCTGCGCCAGGTCAACGGCGATCTCAGCAACAACCAGGCAAAACTCAAGGAGGCCCTCGCCAAGATCGAGCTCGACGCGCCGAACGGCAAGATCAAGCTCGACTCCAACCGCCAGGCCATCGGCACCAACTTCGTCACCGAAGTGGTGGATGACGGCAAGGGCGCCCTGTTCAGCAAGGTGGTGAAGGTGATCCCGAACGTGAACCAGACCCTGGGCTACGACCCGGCCGTGTTCTCCAAGATCGGGCTGCCGAGCCGAACGGTTCCCGAGTGCAAGAAGTACTGAGTTCTTCGCATTTGCGAACGGGCCCCGGTCACGCGCCGGGGCCCGGACGGGACCCGGCAGATTGTGATCTTCCCTTGCATTCTCGCGGCGGATGTTGAACGCTGGTTGAAAAGACAAGAACATCCCGCGGGAGGGAAGGCATGAGCAAGGCTCTGGCCGTCTTCCACGGCCGGTTCGGTCGCGCGACGGTCTATCAGTTGAACCGCCCCTTCAACATGCATGCGCATCGCGAAGGGCATCTGGTTTTTCATGTCGGCGGAACGCCGGCCCGCATCGACGTCTGCGACGAGCGATGGCTTCTCGCAGAAGACTCCGTTGTTGCCGTCAACCCTTGGGAACCTCACAATTTTATTCCCACCGATGTAGAGAACGGCGCGATCTTCTTCGTCCTCTACGTCAATCCCGAATGGTTCGCCCCAGATGCGGCCCGCGCCCATAGCCTGCGGTTCGGCCGCACCTGTTTCAAGCGCACGGCCACGCTCGACAGGCATATCCGGCGATCCGCGGCGCTGGTTTGCGGCGCGCCTTCACTAAGCAGCCTCGATTGCGAACTCAGGCAATTGATCGACAGTTGCTATGACGAGAGCTGGCAGCGGTCCGAGCCGGTGCAGGAGACGCGCACCGCCACCGCCGTCACTGATTTTCGCGTCCGCAAATCCATCAAGCTGATGTCCGAAAGCCCCGGCGCCGAGATCGAACTGGATTCGATCGCGCGGGCCTCCGGGCTGTCGCGTCCGCACTTCTACCGGCTGTTCCGCACCCAGACCGGCGTCACCCCGAACCTGTATCTCAATACACTGATCATGGAACAGGCGCTCGACGCGCTGGTCGCGACCGAGGTGCCGATCGCCGATATTGGCTTCGATCTCGGCTTCTCCTCCCAGAGCGGTTTCACGCGCTTCTTCGCCGCCAATGTCGGGATGGCGCCGACGGAATATCGCCGCGCCGCCAAAGTCTTGCGCCCCTGAGCGCACCCGGTGCGAAAAGATACTGACAATCAAGTGCAGGGTTTGCGGCGCCGTTAGGATGTCCCAAAACGCGAGCCGAAACGGCCGCGGCGTCTGGGAGGACGGTATGGCGACGGCCGGGCTTTTACCGTGACAGGATTCATCGAACGCCATCCGGCATGGGCGCTGATCGTTTTGATCGCGGTCGCGGTGATGCTGTGGCTGACCCTTGCCGTCTGGCCGCCCGGCCTCGAAGAGGCGATCGGCAGGAAGCGGGTCTTTCTCAACGCCGTCTTCAACGGCATCACGCTCGGCAGCCTCTACTTCCTGGTGGCCAGCGGCTTCACCCTGATTTTCGGCCTGATGCGCAACGTCAATCTGGCGCATGGCTCGCTCTATCTGTTCGGCGGCTATATCGGTTACGCCATCAGCGTCTGGACCGGCTCGTGGGTGCTTGGCTTCATCATCGCGTTTCTCGGGGTGGCGCTGGTCGGAATCGTCCTGCAAATCGTCGTCTTCCGCCGCATGGAGGGCGAGGATCTGCGCCAGACCATGGTCACGATCGGGCTCTCGATCGTGTTCGCGGATCTGATGCTGTGGATATTCGGCGGCGATTTCTATCAAATCCAGACCCCGAGCTGGCTGGTCGGCCCGATCGAATTGCCGCTGGTCACCGCGGTCAAATCATCGGGCGAGGCGGTCTATCTGCGCTATCCGATGGTGCGGCTCGTGATTTTCGCAGCCGCGGTGGTGATCGGCATCGTGATGTGGCTGGCGCTCAATCGAACCCGCGTCGGGATGATGGTGCGCGCCGGCGTCGATGACCGCGATATGCTGGCCGCGACCGGCGTACCTATTCAGCTCGTCTTCGTCGTCGTGTTCGCGCTCGGCGCCGGGCTTGCCGGCATCGCGGGCGTCGTCGGCGGAACCTTTCAGTCGATTTCGCCCGGCGAGGATACCCGCTTTCTGCTGGCTTCCCTCGTCGTCGTCATTGTCGGCGGCATGGGATCGATCCCGGGCGCGGCGCTGGGCGCCATCATCATCGGCCTCGCCGAGCAGCTCGGCTCCGTCTATATCCCGACCTACGCGATCGTGGTGACCTTCCTCATCATGGTGCTGGTGCTGGCGCTGCGGCCGCAGGGCCTTCTGGCGAGGCGCTGACATGTCGCTGGTCCAGGGCGCACATCAAGAGACCAGTCGGCCCGCAGGGGCGCGCGCGGCGTTGCTGGCGTGGCCGGAGTTCAACAAGCCGGCCGTCTGGCTGGTGGCGGTCATCCTCCTGATCATGCCGTTCATCGCCAACGGCTTCTTCCTGATCGAGATATTTGCCACGACGCTGATCCTCGGCACCATCGCGCTCAGCCTGATGTTCCTCGCCGGCTATGGCGGCATGGTCAGCCTGATGCAGCTCACCGTCGCCGGTTTCGCCGCCTACATGGTCGCGGTGTTCGGCATGAGCGCCAATACCAATATCAGCCTCGGCTGGCCGTGGTGGCTCGCAACGCCGATGGCGCTGGTGCTGGCGACCATCTTCGGCACGCTCGGCGGCACCCTCGCGGTGCGCACCGAGGGCATCTACACCATCATGATCACGCTGGCGATCGGTGCGGCCTTCTACTATTTCACCAACCAGAACTGGCCGATCTTCGGCGGCCATACCGGCATCAATACCATCGCTACGCCGAAATTCTGGGGCGTCGACTGGCGCTCCGATATCCCGTTCTATTACGTCACGCTGGGCGTCGCGGCGTTCTGCTATTTCGCCGTTCAATATGTCTCGCGCGCCCCGTTCGGCCTCGCGCTGCAGGGCGTGCGCGACAATCCCCGCCGCATGGCGGCGCTCGGTTTCAATGTCAATGCGCACCGCGTGGCGGCCTATGCGTTTGCGGCCTTCATCGCCGCGCTCGGCGGCGTCCTTCAGGTCTGGAACTACCGGCAGATCTCGCCCGGCTCGGTCAGCGTCGGAGCCTGCATCGATATCCTGATCATCGCCGTGGTCGGCGGCATCACCCGTCCCATCGGCCCCTTCATCGGCGCCTTCATCTTCGTCATCTTGCGCACCTTCGCGCTCGATCTGCTGGTCAAGTTCGGGCTCGACGGCAATCGCTTCCGGCTGCTGATCGGCCTCGGCTTCCTCGCCATCGTGTTCTGGTCGTCGGACGGCGTGATCGGGCTCTGGGAGCGGTGGCGGCGGCGCGTGACCACCGACAAGCGCACAGGCGGAGGCCACCGTCATGGATAGCGCCACGCAACGCTTTTCGGCCGTCGGTGCCGGCGCCGCGCTGGAGCTGCGCGGCGTGACGCGGCTGTTCGGCGCGCTCGCGGCGCTGACCGACGTCACCATCACGGTTCGCCCGGGAGAACGTCGCGCCGTGCTCGGCTCCAACGGCGCCGGCAAGACCACGCTGT is from Bradyrhizobium sp. AZCC 2176 and encodes:
- a CDS encoding branched-chain amino acid ABC transporter permease — encoded protein: MTGFIERHPAWALIVLIAVAVMLWLTLAVWPPGLEEAIGRKRVFLNAVFNGITLGSLYFLVASGFTLIFGLMRNVNLAHGSLYLFGGYIGYAISVWTGSWVLGFIIAFLGVALVGIVLQIVVFRRMEGEDLRQTMVTIGLSIVFADLMLWIFGGDFYQIQTPSWLVGPIELPLVTAVKSSGEAVYLRYPMVRLVIFAAAVVIGIVMWLALNRTRVGMMVRAGVDDRDMLAATGVPIQLVFVVVFALGAGLAGIAGVVGGTFQSISPGEDTRFLLASLVVVIVGGMGSIPGAALGAIIIGLAEQLGSVYIPTYAIVVTFLIMVLVLALRPQGLLARR
- a CDS encoding helix-turn-helix transcriptional regulator, encoding MSKALAVFHGRFGRATVYQLNRPFNMHAHREGHLVFHVGGTPARIDVCDERWLLAEDSVVAVNPWEPHNFIPTDVENGAIFFVLYVNPEWFAPDAARAHSLRFGRTCFKRTATLDRHIRRSAALVCGAPSLSSLDCELRQLIDSCYDESWQRSEPVQETRTATAVTDFRVRKSIKLMSESPGAEIELDSIARASGLSRPHFYRLFRTQTGVTPNLYLNTLIMEQALDALVATEVPIADIGFDLGFSSQSGFTRFFAANVGMAPTEYRRAAKVLRP
- a CDS encoding ABC transporter substrate-binding protein; its protein translation is MFRSCAGLIALSSLLLSGAALAQEKIKVGVTATLEGTYTVLGEDGIRGHQTALNTLGKKVGDKELEFIIASTDATPDSAIRAVRKLIEQDKVQILLSPLSGDEGIAVKNFAKTRPELTFVNAASGAQETTYVDPAPNFFRYNMDGAQWQVGLGKYAYETKGYRKIATVGEDYSFIYTQVFGLVLEFCGAGGQVTNRQWVPLGTKDFASVIAALPDDVDAIYLGLGGADAVNFLNQYQQAGGKAHLMGGSIMVDQTILSAKGNAKNALLGTIAASGQADTWEDPGWQKFVKAYQDAFPPNKRFPSPSLLATNYYGSTMALILALRQVNGDLSNNQAKLKEALAKIELDAPNGKIKLDSNRQAIGTNFVTEVVDDGKGALFSKVVKVIPNVNQTLGYDPAVFSKIGLPSRTVPECKKY
- a CDS encoding branched-chain amino acid ABC transporter permease, with translation MSLVQGAHQETSRPAGARAALLAWPEFNKPAVWLVAVILLIMPFIANGFFLIEIFATTLILGTIALSLMFLAGYGGMVSLMQLTVAGFAAYMVAVFGMSANTNISLGWPWWLATPMALVLATIFGTLGGTLAVRTEGIYTIMITLAIGAAFYYFTNQNWPIFGGHTGINTIATPKFWGVDWRSDIPFYYVTLGVAAFCYFAVQYVSRAPFGLALQGVRDNPRRMAALGFNVNAHRVAAYAFAAFIAALGGVLQVWNYRQISPGSVSVGACIDILIIAVVGGITRPIGPFIGAFIFVILRTFALDLLVKFGLDGNRFRLLIGLGFLAIVFWSSDGVIGLWERWRRRVTTDKRTGGGHRHG
- a CDS encoding DUF2066 domain-containing protein — encoded protein: MRNCGGIVMADLHRTRRHSHPIGHGAGRAIIRTFLAAAWAWCAGTMAAAGADLYRAKVTVTGQGEANRIIGFAACLEDVLIKVSGAQKLQGDRRLAAYKPKAKSLVTSFSYRDQFSGKPIRDEQGTRDRPYDLTVAFEEGKIDDILRTLGLKPWLSHRPRLAVFVEMEQGPRNYIVTTDGAQSDLQRDALLAAADRRGMDIVLPSTAGLAKSNITGEALRTAPFPALAPAAAEQGGEVVLVGRLVWDDRELGWATQWQMDWGGRTHRWQVRGVTFDEAFRRGIGGAAQVLSGNGDPVARSSSAGGSKLH